A stretch of the Marivirga tractuosa DSM 4126 genome encodes the following:
- a CDS encoding Maf family protein, which produces MNLNYPLILGSKSPRRKEILIKAGFEFSTEAKDTEESYPVDMPHTEVASFLAEKKAKAFAQDEKYTDKIILTADTTVLIDNELLEKPQDEDEAFSMLSKLSGRAHQVVSGFCVLINGKFEKYSDETLVYFNPIEEEVIWDYIRNNKPFDKAGAYGIQEGIGLTHIEKLEGSYFTVMGLPIHKVYQALTAYSKG; this is translated from the coding sequence ATGAATTTGAATTACCCGCTTATTTTAGGGTCTAAATCGCCCAGAAGAAAAGAAATACTGATCAAAGCAGGCTTTGAATTTTCTACCGAAGCTAAGGATACGGAAGAATCATATCCTGTGGATATGCCTCATACTGAAGTAGCCTCTTTTTTGGCAGAAAAGAAAGCCAAAGCCTTTGCCCAAGATGAAAAGTATACCGATAAAATCATTCTAACGGCTGATACTACGGTCTTAATCGATAATGAATTATTGGAAAAACCACAGGATGAGGATGAAGCTTTCAGTATGTTGAGCAAATTGAGCGGAAGAGCACATCAGGTGGTTTCAGGGTTTTGTGTGCTGATAAATGGAAAATTTGAAAAATATTCAGACGAGACTTTAGTTTATTTCAATCCTATAGAAGAAGAAGTTATTTGGGATTATATCCGCAATAATAAGCCATTTGACAAAGCAGGAGCTTACGGTATTCAAGAAGGCATTGGTTTAACGCATATTGAAAAGCTTGAAGGTTCTTATTTTACTGTGATGGGCTTACCGATTCATAAGGTTTATCAGGCTTTGACGGCTTATAGCAAAGGTTAA
- a CDS encoding DUF1015 domain-containing protein, with translation MAEIKPIKAWRYNAELQKEIESLTSPLFDVVSAKQREALYKNPLNSIHLSVPKGGEESADMAAERLAKWKKEGILKQDPLPGIYVYYQYFTLPGSTREHVRKGFITFIKAYDWDEKVILRHENTIPKSVNDRIELLDKTQLNVSATHGLYSDPEFELETYMDESMEMPLGELEDYQGVREVVSVIHDAKIIKKFIEKIAPQQIILADGHHRYEGSLLYRKKMTEKNPNHTGQEGYNFHMMYLTNSDSDDLRILPTHRLIKDIPDLSEKEILKKLEEDFIIKTLENPEDVHEIILGKKWAFGMLFKENTYKIRLKPEKIDELKWNFPDEVKHLDLTVLHYFFIQKILGIKGKEQRSSESIQFERNFTACIRKLLKEEVQCALITKEISMEQVKKVCNTGYTMPQKSTYFYPKTICGFLFGSIQEDEFELPAYFRV, from the coding sequence ATGGCAGAAATTAAGCCTATAAAAGCTTGGCGTTATAATGCCGAGCTCCAAAAGGAAATTGAGAGTTTGACCAGCCCCTTATTTGATGTGGTATCAGCCAAGCAAAGAGAGGCACTTTATAAAAACCCTTTAAATAGTATCCATTTATCTGTGCCCAAAGGCGGGGAAGAATCTGCTGATATGGCGGCAGAGCGATTAGCAAAATGGAAGAAAGAAGGAATTTTAAAGCAAGATCCGCTGCCTGGAATTTACGTTTATTATCAATATTTCACCCTACCTGGCTCTACTCGGGAGCATGTTAGAAAGGGCTTTATCACCTTTATAAAAGCTTATGATTGGGATGAAAAAGTTATTTTAAGGCATGAAAATACGATTCCCAAGTCGGTAAATGACAGAATTGAGCTCTTGGATAAAACCCAATTGAATGTCAGTGCTACTCACGGCTTATATTCCGATCCTGAATTTGAGTTGGAGACTTATATGGATGAGAGCATGGAAATGCCTTTAGGTGAGTTAGAAGATTATCAAGGTGTACGGGAAGTAGTCAGCGTTATTCATGATGCAAAAATCATTAAAAAATTCATAGAGAAAATTGCGCCTCAGCAAATCATTTTAGCGGATGGACATCACCGCTATGAAGGTTCTTTGCTCTATAGAAAAAAGATGACGGAGAAAAATCCAAATCATACCGGACAGGAAGGTTATAATTTTCATATGATGTACCTGACCAATTCCGATTCTGATGATTTGAGAATTTTGCCCACTCACCGATTAATAAAAGATATTCCTGATTTATCAGAAAAGGAAATTCTGAAGAAACTAGAGGAGGATTTCATTATTAAAACATTGGAAAATCCGGAAGATGTTCATGAAATTATTTTAGGGAAAAAGTGGGCTTTTGGTATGCTGTTCAAGGAGAATACTTATAAAATCCGCTTGAAACCTGAGAAAATAGATGAATTGAAATGGAATTTCCCTGATGAAGTAAAGCATTTGGATTTGACGGTATTGCATTACTTTTTCATACAGAAAATTTTAGGAATAAAAGGAAAAGAGCAGCGAAGCTCTGAATCTATCCAGTTTGAAAGGAATTTTACGGCTTGCATTCGTAAATTATTGAAAGAAGAAGTGCAGTGTGCATTAATTACAAAGGAAATAAGCATGGAGCAGGTGAAAAAAGTCTGCAATACAGGCTATACCATGCCCCAGAAATCGACTTATTTCTATCCTAAAACCATTTGTGGATTTTTATTTGGCTCAATACAAGAAGATGAATTTGAATTACCCGCTTATTTTAGGGTCTAA
- a CDS encoding aminotransferase class I/II-fold pyridoxal phosphate-dependent enzyme, with protein sequence MDLFEKLKVDRGPLGKHSNVEEGYFMFPKLEGELSPHMKFRGKEVLTWSLNNYLGLGNHPEIRKADAESAAKWGLAYPMGARMMSGNTSQHEELERQLAEFIKKDEVMLLNYGYQGVLSIIDAVVGRKDAIVYDAECHACIVDGVRLHMGKRFVYPHNDIESLEKQLQRATKLTEETGGGILVITEGVFGMTGAMGKLKETLALKEKYEFRLLCDDAHGFGTMGETGAGTAEQQDVMEEVDLYFSTFAKSMALIGAFVGGDPDIIKFLRFNMRSQIFAKSLPMPMVEGALKRLELLRDQPEHKKNLWTIVDALQSGLKAKGFSIGTTQSPVTPVMLNGTVGEAAALAYDLRENFGIFCSVVIYPVVPKDTILLRLIPTASHSLEDVDRTIKAFEAIKDKLKEGHYRENELAKAFKE encoded by the coding sequence GTGGATTTATTTGAGAAATTGAAAGTGGATCGTGGACCATTAGGTAAGCATTCCAACGTAGAAGAGGGTTATTTTATGTTCCCTAAATTGGAAGGAGAGCTTTCTCCTCACATGAAATTTAGAGGAAAAGAAGTTTTAACCTGGAGTTTAAATAACTACTTAGGTTTAGGTAACCATCCTGAAATAAGAAAGGCTGATGCTGAATCTGCTGCCAAATGGGGATTAGCTTACCCGATGGGAGCTAGAATGATGTCGGGAAATACTTCTCAACATGAAGAATTAGAAAGACAATTAGCTGAATTCATCAAGAAAGATGAAGTAATGCTTTTAAATTATGGTTACCAAGGCGTTCTATCTATTATAGATGCTGTAGTAGGCAGAAAAGATGCTATCGTTTATGATGCAGAATGCCATGCTTGTATAGTAGATGGTGTTCGGTTGCATATGGGGAAAAGATTTGTTTACCCACATAACGACATAGAAAGCCTAGAAAAGCAATTACAAAGAGCTACCAAGCTGACTGAAGAAACTGGTGGCGGTATATTAGTTATTACTGAAGGTGTATTCGGCATGACTGGTGCTATGGGTAAATTGAAAGAAACCCTTGCGCTAAAAGAAAAATACGAATTCCGTTTATTATGTGATGATGCCCATGGTTTTGGTACAATGGGAGAAACAGGAGCAGGAACAGCTGAGCAGCAAGATGTAATGGAAGAGGTAGATTTATACTTCAGCACATTCGCGAAATCAATGGCTTTGATCGGTGCTTTTGTTGGTGGCGATCCTGACATCATCAAGTTTTTAAGATTTAATATGCGTTCGCAGATATTTGCGAAATCATTACCAATGCCAATGGTAGAAGGTGCTCTAAAAAGATTGGAATTATTAAGAGACCAACCAGAGCATAAAAAGAATTTGTGGACAATAGTGGACGCACTCCAGAGTGGCTTGAAAGCAAAAGGATTTAGCATTGGCACAACTCAATCCCCTGTTACTCCAGTAATGCTGAATGGAACAGTTGGTGAAGCAGCAGCTTTGGCTTATGACTTAAGAGAGAATTTTGGAATATTCTGCTCTGTTGTGATATACCCAGTGGTTCCAAAAGACACTATTTTACTAAGATTAATCCCTACGGCCTCTCATAGTTTGGAAGATGTTGACCGTACGATTAAAGCATTTGAAGCTATAAAAGATAAGCTAAAAGAAGGTCATTACAGGGAAAATGAGCTTGCAAAAGCATTTAAAGAGTAA
- a CDS encoding methionine aminotransferase, with protein sequence MTEIQSKLPKVGTTIFTVMSQMAAESNAINLSQGFPDFPVSEKLIDLVYQNMQIGHNQYAPMPGLPQLREAIANKIKNTGGVNINIDTEITVSAGATEAIFSSVLATVNQGDEVIVLEPAYDCYIPAIELAGGKVVPVGLSLPNFTPDWQKVKDNITKKTRMIIINFPHNPSGAILTQDDITALKELLEENPQLIILSDEVYEHIIFDGNTHLSVLKDKFLARRSIAVSSFGKTFHATGWKIGYMVAPEAIMKEIRKVHQYNCFSVHTPSQYAMAEYLQNEKNYLGLSAMYEKKREFFQQAMQDSKFKIIPSYGTYFQVLDFSEISDMGDMEFAQYLIKDKGVASIPVSAFYSDKQDDKLLRFCFAKGEETLQKAADILCKI encoded by the coding sequence ATGACAGAAATTCAATCCAAACTACCTAAAGTTGGCACTACAATATTCACCGTCATGTCTCAAATGGCTGCTGAATCTAATGCCATCAACCTCTCACAAGGATTTCCTGATTTCCCGGTATCAGAAAAATTGATAGACCTTGTATATCAAAATATGCAAATTGGGCATAATCAATATGCGCCTATGCCTGGACTTCCTCAACTCAGAGAAGCCATTGCCAACAAAATCAAAAATACGGGAGGTGTAAATATTAATATAGATACAGAAATTACCGTATCCGCAGGAGCTACAGAGGCTATTTTCTCCAGTGTTTTGGCCACCGTAAATCAAGGCGATGAGGTAATTGTACTCGAACCAGCTTATGATTGCTACATCCCTGCTATTGAATTGGCGGGCGGAAAAGTGGTTCCTGTAGGTTTAAGTTTACCCAATTTTACTCCAGATTGGCAAAAAGTAAAAGATAATATCACGAAGAAAACCCGTATGATCATTATCAATTTTCCGCACAATCCTTCAGGGGCTATTTTAACTCAAGATGATATTACTGCATTAAAAGAGCTATTAGAAGAAAACCCTCAGTTGATTATTTTAAGTGATGAAGTTTACGAGCACATCATTTTTGATGGAAACACACATCTTAGTGTCTTAAAGGATAAGTTTTTAGCAAGAAGAAGTATTGCTGTTTCTTCTTTCGGAAAAACTTTTCATGCCACAGGTTGGAAAATAGGCTATATGGTAGCACCTGAAGCAATAATGAAAGAAATTAGGAAAGTGCACCAGTACAATTGTTTCTCTGTTCATACGCCTAGTCAATATGCTATGGCTGAATACTTACAAAATGAGAAAAACTATTTAGGCCTGAGTGCGATGTATGAAAAGAAGAGAGAATTTTTCCAGCAAGCCATGCAAGATTCTAAATTTAAGATAATTCCTTCTTATGGGACTTATTTCCAAGTATTGGATTTTAGTGAAATTTCGGATATGGGCGATATGGAGTTTGCACAATACCTCATCAAAGATAAAGGAGTTGCATCCATTCCTGTTTCAGCATTCTATTCTGACAAGCAGGATGACAAATTACTAAGGTTTTGCTTTGCAAAAGGAGAAGAAACATTACAAAAAGCAGCAGATATATTATGCAAGATTTAA
- a CDS encoding amidohydrolase: MQDLKVTLIQTPLYWQDKQANISMFEEKIWEIQEETDLIVLPEMFNTGFSMEAEKMAEPMNLHTFKWMRQMASQKKAVVTGSYIVNDNGNYFNRLIWMQPDGDYFTYDKRHLFRMANEDEHYSPGQKDLIVELNGWKIKPLVCYDLRFPVWSRNRSNDKNELEYDLILFVANWPAVRVNAWDTLLEARAIENVSYCLGVNRIGDDGKGIAHNGHSGIYGPKGNALYFADDREEIKTVTLSGEELLRFREKFPAQLDADGFVINN, translated from the coding sequence ATGCAAGATTTAAAAGTAACGCTTATTCAAACGCCTTTGTATTGGCAGGATAAACAAGCTAATATTTCCATGTTTGAAGAAAAAATATGGGAAATACAGGAAGAAACTGATTTAATTGTGTTGCCTGAGATGTTCAATACAGGTTTTAGTATGGAAGCCGAAAAAATGGCTGAACCTATGAATTTGCATACTTTCAAATGGATGAGGCAGATGGCGAGTCAAAAAAAGGCTGTGGTTACAGGGTCATATATTGTGAATGATAATGGAAATTATTTCAATCGCTTAATATGGATGCAGCCTGATGGCGACTATTTCACTTACGACAAAAGACATCTCTTCAGAATGGCAAATGAGGATGAGCATTATTCGCCAGGGCAAAAAGATTTGATAGTAGAATTAAATGGTTGGAAAATAAAGCCGTTAGTTTGCTATGACCTGAGATTTCCCGTTTGGTCTCGAAATAGATCAAATGATAAAAATGAGTTGGAATATGATTTAATCCTTTTTGTAGCAAACTGGCCGGCTGTTCGGGTAAATGCATGGGATACTCTTTTAGAAGCCAGAGCTATTGAAAATGTAAGCTATTGCCTTGGGGTAAATAGAATTGGAGATGATGGAAAAGGGATTGCGCACAATGGTCATTCTGGAATTTATGGCCCTAAAGGCAATGCATTATATTTTGCTGATGACAGAGAGGAAATTAAAACAGTCACTTTATCAGGTGAAGAATTATTAAGATTTAGAGAAAAGTTTCCAGCTCAGTTGGATGCGGATGGGTTTGTGATTAATAACTAA
- a CDS encoding fasciclin domain-containing protein, with translation MKKVIDFLWFLLIGGLLVSCDLFKSDELVEEETKSLVQVINENADLSMFKSAFERNPDLLDDLGDLTSEFTVFAPSNQAFEDFIESMEGVNSMSDLEDEVLLDFIEYHVISGTVLRLGDMVSGDSPATLLGEFINMVVNGNAVKLNDIADISSPDVEAENGVIHVIDAVLLPRAYLPLENEFMYKGERYSLGWGFYYNYGANSGYTNYDLIMTEVEENLNEVEETDDLLSDHFIYLWLESEGASFTEGRFEFNENGFDEGVEKFIYSGNVWLRGLEEEIEIDGGYVDIAIEGDIYTVTMELTLVNGEDLRAHISYPFKEQENEDGGSGEITNTGDDYQSDYNIYVEEVRFPVSQSNVIDYGDFDGSGYNIDIELFSRDPDAADLTGAHYFYIELFSESTEEFIDGEYVFDDTYTAGENHFGYSVFNINVNQGTENTLYINSGVINVSTSDNVLDITFELTDQYDRTITGLYQGDLNISKNSNRSKTAASIKSKLRVKNRFMKKSLFDQ, from the coding sequence ATGAAAAAGGTGATCGATTTTTTATGGTTTTTGTTGATTGGCGGATTATTAGTTTCATGTGATCTGTTCAAGTCAGACGAGCTAGTGGAAGAAGAGACTAAGTCTCTTGTACAAGTGATTAATGAAAATGCTGATTTAAGCATGTTTAAATCAGCATTTGAACGAAACCCAGATTTATTAGATGATTTAGGTGATTTAACTTCTGAATTCACAGTCTTTGCTCCATCTAATCAAGCATTTGAAGACTTTATAGAGTCAATGGAAGGGGTAAATAGTATGAGTGACTTGGAAGATGAAGTACTTCTTGATTTCATAGAATATCATGTTATCTCTGGCACTGTCCTAAGATTGGGAGATATGGTTTCAGGTGATTCTCCAGCAACACTATTAGGTGAGTTCATTAATATGGTCGTAAATGGGAATGCTGTGAAATTAAATGATATTGCTGATATAAGTTCCCCAGATGTAGAGGCAGAGAATGGCGTTATTCATGTAATTGATGCAGTTTTATTGCCTAGGGCTTATTTACCCTTGGAAAATGAATTTATGTATAAAGGGGAAAGGTATTCGTTAGGTTGGGGCTTTTATTATAATTATGGAGCCAACTCTGGGTATACAAATTACGATCTTATAATGACTGAAGTTGAAGAGAACTTAAATGAAGTTGAAGAGACTGACGATTTGCTCTCTGACCATTTTATCTATTTGTGGCTGGAATCAGAAGGTGCATCATTTACAGAAGGACGTTTTGAGTTTAATGAGAATGGTTTCGATGAAGGGGTCGAAAAATTCATTTATAGTGGTAATGTTTGGTTAAGAGGTCTTGAAGAAGAGATCGAAATAGATGGTGGGTATGTTGACATTGCGATTGAGGGAGATATTTATACCGTTACCATGGAATTGACTTTAGTTAATGGTGAAGATTTAAGAGCTCACATTAGCTATCCTTTTAAAGAACAAGAGAATGAGGATGGTGGAAGTGGTGAAATTACGAATACCGGAGATGATTATCAGTCAGATTATAATATCTACGTTGAAGAAGTTAGATTCCCAGTTTCGCAGTCGAATGTGATTGACTATGGTGATTTTGATGGTAGTGGTTATAATATTGATATCGAACTATTTAGTCGAGATCCCGATGCCGCTGATTTAACAGGTGCTCATTATTTTTATATTGAATTATTTTCGGAATCTACTGAAGAGTTTATTGACGGGGAATATGTTTTTGACGATACTTATACAGCAGGAGAAAATCATTTCGGTTATTCTGTGTTTAATATCAATGTCAATCAAGGAACAGAAAACACCTTATACATTAACAGTGGAGTTATAAATGTTTCTACATCTGACAATGTATTAGATATTACATTTGAATTAACAGATCAGTATGACAGAACGATAACTGGGCTTTATCAGGGGGATCTCAATATTTCTAAGAATTCTAATCGATCTAAAACTGCTGCATCTATTAAAAGTAAATTGAGAGTCAAAAACAGATTTATGAAAAAAAGTCTTTTTGACCAATAA
- a CDS encoding FG-GAP-like repeat-containing protein, translating into MRFLLFLLLSLLPLLSYSQYRFIPWQDTPISHSGEDEKDFPWAGGLNGVQYGKIDLDNDGSEDLVGFDRSSARVLCFLKRGNDYDYAPHYEQYFPSEIQNFFILKDFDGDGKTDLFTAGNLGITAYRNVSSGILKWEKALDFISYESLSGNEVNLQVNVNDYPFIGDIDNDGDLDILNFNFSGIQSRILFYENLSIDNSGSPDLGSFKVVDNYWGTVEDCDCGVFAFDGQDCQDVFGRLMSNARHAGGKSLALFDFNEDGKLELVTSHEECRELYYFNNAATANQRPDFDSFTSDFPNQTNPASFNFYPNTMVMDVIEDDKEELIISPNIEANLGSPIDFSSSNWLYQKRGNEYELITKEFLQEDMIDWGAQASPAFHDYDNDGDLDLFLAYTDLSGADTLFSAIVLYENTGTSENPTFKFVTNDYLNLSEEGLANLFIQWVDIDLDGRKDLVLQGTLQNINQLRIIFQNESGLDLNSTISIEDVFIGFGYSVHFADVFGDNNADLLVGKSSGGLILYENIGAGRNPQFQLEDNSYLGIGDDFFRSALRVHVADIDNDNENDLITADLSGNIRVFSNLRANEDEFDSLNIYNALGQNFDDFYFGKRNNLAFAPLFNDDYPALVLGTVSGGIRIFRNSEELPVQSGEELVFQVYPNPNQSRQLYIKTNQDISVSIIGLNGQKVLQDQFYQAFANQAIDVSNLEGGIYIVSAIFENGRRVSRKVVLY; encoded by the coding sequence ATGAGATTTCTCCTTTTCCTACTTCTTTCATTACTCCCGCTTCTAAGCTATTCACAATATCGTTTTATTCCTTGGCAGGACACACCTATTAGTCACTCAGGCGAGGATGAAAAAGATTTCCCATGGGCTGGAGGATTGAATGGTGTTCAATACGGTAAAATAGATTTAGATAATGATGGAAGTGAAGATTTGGTTGGATTTGATCGTAGTTCGGCCAGAGTTTTGTGTTTTCTCAAACGCGGGAATGATTATGATTATGCACCACACTATGAACAATATTTTCCATCCGAAATCCAAAACTTTTTTATTCTGAAAGATTTTGATGGAGATGGGAAAACAGATCTTTTTACCGCAGGAAACTTAGGAATAACAGCCTATAGAAATGTTAGTTCTGGTATTCTAAAATGGGAAAAAGCACTTGATTTTATTAGCTATGAAAGTCTTTCAGGAAATGAAGTAAATCTACAAGTAAATGTTAACGATTATCCTTTCATAGGCGATATTGATAATGATGGGGATCTTGATATTTTGAATTTTAACTTTTCCGGCATTCAAAGCCGGATTCTTTTTTACGAAAACTTAAGTATAGATAATAGTGGAAGTCCTGATTTAGGATCTTTTAAAGTAGTTGATAATTATTGGGGAACTGTGGAGGATTGTGATTGTGGCGTCTTTGCTTTTGATGGTCAAGATTGTCAGGATGTTTTCGGGAGGTTGATGAGCAATGCCCGACATGCTGGTGGTAAAAGTTTAGCACTTTTTGACTTTAACGAAGATGGTAAATTGGAGTTAGTTACCAGTCATGAAGAGTGTCGAGAACTCTATTATTTTAATAATGCTGCAACGGCAAATCAAAGGCCTGATTTCGATAGTTTTACCTCCGACTTTCCAAATCAAACAAATCCAGCTAGTTTCAATTTTTATCCTAATACCATGGTAATGGATGTAATAGAGGATGATAAAGAAGAGTTGATTATCAGCCCAAATATTGAAGCGAATTTAGGTAGTCCAATTGATTTTTCATCTTCCAATTGGCTTTATCAAAAACGTGGAAATGAGTATGAATTGATTACAAAAGAATTCTTGCAAGAAGACATGATAGATTGGGGAGCTCAGGCAAGTCCCGCTTTTCATGATTATGATAATGACGGTGATTTGGATTTATTCTTAGCCTATACAGATTTGAGTGGAGCCGACACCTTGTTCAGTGCTATTGTGCTCTACGAGAATACCGGCACCAGTGAGAATCCGACTTTCAAGTTCGTGACCAATGATTATCTCAATTTGTCGGAAGAAGGATTAGCTAATCTATTTATTCAGTGGGTAGATATTGATTTAGATGGAAGAAAAGATTTGGTGTTACAGGGTACACTGCAGAATATTAATCAATTGCGGATCATTTTTCAAAACGAATCAGGGTTGGATCTAAACTCTACAATTTCAATAGAGGATGTGTTTATTGGTTTTGGTTATTCTGTGCACTTCGCAGATGTATTTGGAGACAATAATGCTGATTTGCTAGTAGGAAAATCTTCTGGCGGATTGATTTTATATGAAAATATTGGAGCAGGCAGAAACCCTCAATTTCAATTAGAAGATAATTCGTATTTGGGAATAGGAGATGATTTTTTCCGTTCAGCTTTAAGGGTTCATGTAGCTGATATTGATAATGATAACGAAAACGATTTGATTACAGCAGACCTGAGCGGGAACATAAGAGTTTTTTCCAATCTGAGAGCAAATGAAGATGAATTTGATTCATTAAATATTTATAATGCATTAGGTCAAAATTTCGATGATTTCTATTTCGGTAAAAGAAATAATTTGGCTTTTGCTCCACTATTCAATGATGATTATCCTGCCTTGGTTTTAGGGACAGTTTCTGGTGGAATAAGAATATTTAGAAATAGTGAAGAATTACCAGTTCAAAGTGGGGAAGAATTAGTCTTTCAAGTTTATCCTAATCCTAATCAAAGTCGGCAACTTTACATTAAAACCAATCAAGATATATCAGTTTCCATTATAGGCTTAAATGGACAAAAAGTTTTACAAGATCAATTTTATCAAGCCTTTGCTAATCAAGCTATTGATGTTTCTAATTTAGAAGGAGGTATTTATATTGTTAGTGCCATTTTTGAAAATGGTAGAAGAGTAAGTCGGAAGGTGGTTTTGTATTAA
- a CDS encoding UDP-N-acetylmuramoyl-tripeptide--D-alanyl-D-alanine ligase — protein sequence MTKIEKLYDIYLKSSGICTDSRKLEKGNLFFALKGPNFNGNKFAQKALEEGAAAVVIDEIEYQQDQKNTILVEDALEALQLLATHHREKLTIPILGITGSNGKTTSKELIHAVLATKYKVFATSGNLNNHIGVPLSLLSIQKDHEIAIIEMGANHVGEIASYCQMAQPTHGLITNIGKAHIGEFGGFENIIIGKSELFDFLKKNDGVPFINTQDAVLKNMEKRFSNAITFPNEGDDLQLKPEKGTAFLRYSTEGFSHIDTHLVGQFNYLNVAAALCIGKYFEVTMEKAIEATQEYMPENMRSQMIKTDNYTILLDAYNANPDSMELAMKSLSAIENTESVVILGDMLELGDTAELEHEKLGELAVDLGISKRYYCGKQIQSASKKDNFGKYFETKDELIEHLTAKPLKKGSTILIKGSRKNALEEIVPFLVKLEGR from the coding sequence ATGACTAAAATTGAAAAGCTATACGATATATATTTAAAAAGCAGCGGTATTTGTACAGATAGCCGTAAGCTTGAAAAAGGGAATCTGTTTTTTGCTTTAAAAGGACCTAATTTTAATGGAAATAAGTTTGCGCAGAAAGCTTTGGAAGAAGGAGCAGCTGCAGTAGTTATAGATGAAATTGAATATCAACAAGATCAAAAAAACACTATACTAGTAGAAGATGCACTTGAAGCGCTGCAACTTTTAGCTACACATCATCGCGAAAAATTAACTATACCCATTTTAGGAATTACTGGCTCCAATGGAAAAACTACTAGCAAGGAATTAATCCATGCAGTTTTAGCCACAAAATATAAGGTATTTGCCACTTCAGGAAATTTGAATAATCATATTGGTGTTCCTTTGAGTTTGCTATCCATTCAAAAAGACCATGAAATCGCAATCATTGAAATGGGAGCCAACCATGTAGGAGAAATCGCTTCCTATTGCCAAATGGCACAACCTACTCATGGATTAATCACCAATATCGGCAAAGCCCATATTGGAGAATTCGGTGGTTTTGAAAATATCATCATTGGTAAAAGTGAGCTTTTTGATTTTTTAAAGAAAAACGATGGCGTTCCATTTATCAATACACAGGATGCGGTTTTAAAAAACATGGAAAAACGCTTTTCAAATGCCATAACCTTCCCAAATGAGGGAGATGATCTACAGCTTAAACCTGAAAAAGGCACTGCATTTTTGAGATATTCAACGGAAGGCTTTAGCCATATTGACACACATTTAGTTGGTCAGTTTAATTATCTTAATGTGGCTGCTGCCTTGTGCATAGGAAAATATTTTGAGGTTACTATGGAAAAAGCCATTGAAGCCACTCAGGAATATATGCCTGAAAACATGCGTTCGCAAATGATCAAAACAGATAATTACACTATTCTATTGGATGCTTATAATGCCAATCCAGATTCAATGGAATTGGCTATGAAAAGCTTAAGTGCAATTGAAAATACAGAATCCGTAGTGATTTTGGGAGATATGCTGGAACTGGGAGATACTGCTGAACTTGAACATGAGAAATTAGGCGAGTTAGCAGTAGACTTAGGGATCAGCAAAAGATATTATTGTGGTAAACAAATCCAATCCGCTTCCAAAAAGGATAATTTTGGTAAGTATTTTGAAACTAAGGATGAATTGATCGAGCACCTGACCGCAAAACCATTGAAAAAAGGTAGTACGATTTTAATCAAGGGCTCAAGAAAAAACGCTTTGGAAGAGATAGTGCCTTTTTTGGTGAAGTTGGAGGGGAGATAG